The Malus domestica chromosome 13, GDT2T_hap1 genome includes a window with the following:
- the LOC103414427 gene encoding uncharacterized protein yields the protein MKERGKAVEAARDNIDMEYYSSSEMPCRRHPNSSSVGICAFCLKDRLLQLACSDCGEQRLSSCSCSAVSSNRNSTVEVGSVGRVSFLIENEKQEPLQKPSKTQEKEDVVVLRRSSSSCVEIKKSNFWRFGRFFRKKRSEKDGGNKSVGGFDEKSEMWLVDHMGVSRSRSLCSFRGGALFGSEDGGEHLMVSGARSSISAARSSSVTTAGMVLDSGRKSGFSEGRKSGFSEGRKSGFSEGRRSGFSEAEPRKSGFDGEKKEDVVGFSSATKRVFSLKESDFGMDESRFIDLKLDFAADSKPEFSGLRVGSIADGETVFGGMRRSEFVGDECDGGSFGIFRHGGSCRLTVNERGIKRGSKSLKGWRWIFRHHPIPSWGSSRKKDEDLMFKT from the coding sequence ATGAAAGAGAGGGGCAAAGCTGTAGAAGCAGCTCGCGACAATATCGACATGGAGTACTACTCTTCGTCTGAAATGCCGTGTCGAAGGCACCCCAATTCGTCTTCTGTCGGGATATGCGCATTCTGTCTGAAAGATCGTCTGCTCCAGCTGGCTTGCTCCGACTGCGGCGAGCAGCGCCTCTCCTCCTGCTCCTGCTCCGCCGTCTCGTCTAACCGCAACTCCACTGTGGAGGTCGGCAGCGTCGGTAGAGTCTCGTTTCTGATCGAGAACGAAAAGCAGGAGCCTTTACAAAAACCCAGCAAAACCCAAGAGAAAGAGGACGTGGTGGTGCTCCGGCGAAGCAGCAGCAGTTGTGTCGAGATCAAGAAAAGTAATTTTTGGAGATTTGGGAGGTTTTTTCGGAAGAAACGATCGGAAAAAGATGGTGGGAATAAGAGTGTTGGTGGGTTTGATGAGAAAAGTGAGATGTGGCTGGTTGATCACATGGGAGTTTCGAGATCAAGGTCTCTGTGCAGTTTCAGAGGCGGGGCCCTCTTCGGATCGGAGGATGGCGGCGAGCATTTGATGGTTTCCGGTGCCCGGAGCTCCATTTCTGCTGCGAGAAGCTCTAGCGTTACAACTGCCGGAATGGTTTTGGATTCCGGGAGAAAGAGCGGATTTAGTGAGGGGAGAAAGAGTGGGTTTAGTGAGGGAAGAAAGAGTGGATTTAGTGAAGGGAGAAGGAGTGGATTTAGTGAGGCAGAGCCGAGAAAAAGCGGTTTTGATGgtgagaagaaagaagatgtTGTAGGGTTTAGCAGTGCAACGAAACGCGTTTTTTCGCTGAAAGAGAGTGATTTCGGCATGGATGAATCGAGGTTTATCGATTTGAAGCTCGATTTCGCGGCGGATTCAAAGCCGGAGTTTTCGGGTTTGAGGGTGGGGAGCATTGCAGATGGAGAGACTGTTTTTGGGGGCATGAGAAGGAGTGAGTTTGTGGGGGATGAATGCGATGGGGGTTCGTTTGGTATTTTCAGACACGGTGGTTCATGTAGATTGACAGTGAATGAGAGAGGGATAAAGAGGGGGAGCAAAAGTTTGAAGGGTTGGAGGTGGATTTTCAGGCATCATCCAATTCCAAGCTGGGGAAGTAGTAGGAAGAAGGATGAAGATTTAATGTTCAAAACTTAA